One genomic window of Anaerofustis stercorihominis DSM 17244 includes the following:
- a CDS encoding TIGR03960 family B12-binding radical SAM protein, which produces MNDLKEYLFENILPNVEKPSRYIGDEFNSVKPKENPKVRFAFCFPDIYEIGMSHLGMKILYEVLNKEEDVMCERVFAPKMDMAEEMRKHDFPLFSLESFSKVSDFDFVGFTIQFEMCLTTILLMLDLANIPFLSKDRTEEDPIVVCGGPCTCNPEPFADFFDLIMLGEGEEVLPHLMDIYKNFSSKNEFLIKASEVVGVYIPNLDEIKQEHIEKSIIPSMNNVYSLKKPIVPYTPPVHDRISLEVMRGCFRGCRFCQAGMIYRPVRQKSLPTLIEQADELIKNTGYEEISLTSLSTTDHFHCMELVKYLVDNYKDKRINVSLPSLRMDEFSLELSEEVGSLKKNSLTFAPEAGSQRMRNVINKNLTEEDILGTIKRVFEAGYSKIKLYFMIGLPYETDEDIKGIADLAQKIINIYYSLEKKKRPKPFKLTVSTSCFVPKPFTAFQWFPQNSMKEFHRKQQYLKSLMPKMVTYNYHDSKLSMLEAVLAKGERFLSKAIIKAYENGCVFDSWFDHFNYAGWMDALRSIGIEPQEYASRELNYEDELPWDKFDYHIDKEFLIKENEKAKKETTTPPCHKKCSACGISKAYGRCEFEV; this is translated from the coding sequence ATGAACGATTTAAAAGAATATTTATTTGAAAATATATTACCGAACGTCGAAAAACCTTCAAGATATATAGGAGATGAATTCAACAGCGTAAAACCAAAGGAAAACCCTAAGGTAAGGTTTGCTTTTTGTTTTCCCGATATATATGAAATCGGTATGTCTCACCTTGGAATGAAGATACTCTATGAAGTATTAAATAAGGAAGAAGATGTAATGTGCGAAAGAGTATTCGCACCTAAAATGGATATGGCGGAAGAGATGAGAAAACATGACTTCCCCCTTTTTTCTTTGGAAAGTTTTTCTAAAGTATCGGACTTTGATTTTGTCGGATTTACCATACAATTTGAAATGTGCCTTACTACAATCCTTTTAATGCTGGATCTGGCGAATATCCCGTTCCTTTCAAAAGACAGAACAGAAGAAGACCCAATCGTAGTATGCGGAGGACCCTGTACTTGTAATCCAGAACCTTTTGCTGATTTCTTTGACCTTATAATGCTGGGAGAAGGAGAAGAGGTACTTCCTCATTTAATGGATATCTATAAAAATTTTTCTTCTAAAAATGAATTTTTAATTAAAGCAAGTGAAGTAGTAGGAGTATATATCCCAAATCTTGATGAAATAAAACAGGAACATATCGAAAAGTCAATCATACCAAGTATGAATAATGTATATTCTTTGAAAAAGCCTATAGTACCTTATACCCCTCCCGTACATGACAGGATATCACTCGAAGTCATGAGAGGATGTTTCAGAGGATGCAGGTTCTGTCAGGCGGGAATGATCTATCGTCCGGTAAGACAAAAATCACTGCCTACTTTAATAGAGCAGGCAGATGAACTTATCAAAAACACAGGCTACGAAGAAATATCCCTAACGAGTCTGAGTACCACAGACCACTTCCACTGTATGGAACTGGTTAAATATCTTGTAGACAATTACAAAGATAAAAGAATAAATGTTTCTCTTCCATCTCTTAGAATGGACGAGTTCTCTTTGGAACTTTCTGAAGAAGTCGGGTCACTGAAGAAAAACTCTCTTACTTTTGCTCCCGAAGCGGGAAGTCAAAGAATGAGGAATGTAATAAATAAAAATTTAACCGAAGAAGATATTTTAGGAACCATAAAAAGAGTATTCGAAGCCGGATATTCAAAAATAAAATTATATTTTATGATAGGTCTTCCCTACGAAACAGATGAAGACATAAAAGGAATAGCTGATCTCGCACAAAAAATAATAAATATTTATTATAGTTTGGAAAAGAAAAAAAGACCTAAGCCATTTAAATTAACTGTCAGCACATCTTGTTTCGTACCAAAACCTTTTACAGCATTTCAGTGGTTCCCTCAAAATTCAATGAAAGAATTCCATAGAAAACAGCAGTATTTAAAATCATTAATGCCCAAAATGGTAACTTATAATTATCACGACAGCAAATTATCAATGCTTGAAGCGGTACTTGCAAAAGGAGAAAGATTTTTATCAAAGGCAATCATAAAAGCATACGAAAACGGATGTGTATTCGACTCATGGTTCGACCATTTCAACTACGCAGGCTGGATGGATGCTCTTAGATCCATAGGTATAGAACCCCAGGAATATGCTTCCAGAGAACTTAATTATGAAGATGAGCTTCCATGGGATAAATTCGATTATCATATCGATAAAGAATTTTTGATAAAAGAAAACGAAAAAGCAAAAAAAGAAACAACAACTCCGCCTTGTCACAAGAAATGTTCAGCATGCGGAATAAGTAAAGCATACGGGAGGTGTGAATTTGAAGTATAG